Proteins encoded by one window of Candidatus Nitrosocosmicus hydrocola:
- a CDS encoding cobalamin B12-binding domain-containing protein, producing the protein MAFIRIKKIKGLEYYYLVESQWDPHKKISSQHIIKYLGNAKNVNIDDIPEKHKTNPKILSILALNSKIQQEKNLYLADLKDQVFEALKNGEINKILIIADTFIKQSNLSEFYDLILKPVMHKVGNLWEMNELDISTEHVCSNIANEVIHLLNGGRKKIHKGDKVLICTPEGEIHGLPCKVLESVLIAEGIDVVNLSPSVPTTSVLECMVESNPCILLISVSFSENLGSALRLIKKIECHSNIPLILGGSAVDNMDTVEIDRIMSRSHSLHVIKGTTLEKVVNTIQTLIKDTKSESTVIHRVRR; encoded by the coding sequence GTGGCTTTTATCAGAATTAAAAAGATAAAGGGTTTGGAATATTACTATCTGGTAGAAAGTCAATGGGATCCTCATAAAAAGATTTCTTCTCAACATATAATTAAATATTTGGGTAACGCTAAGAACGTCAATATAGATGATATACCTGAAAAACATAAGACAAATCCCAAAATACTATCTATATTAGCACTCAATTCAAAGATTCAACAAGAAAAAAACCTGTATTTGGCTGACCTTAAAGATCAAGTTTTTGAAGCACTAAAAAACGGTGAAATAAATAAAATACTAATCATCGCAGACACTTTCATAAAACAGTCAAATCTCTCTGAATTCTATGATCTCATATTAAAGCCCGTGATGCATAAGGTTGGAAATCTCTGGGAAATGAATGAGCTTGACATAAGCACTGAACATGTATGTAGTAACATAGCTAATGAAGTTATTCACCTTTTAAATGGGGGTCGGAAGAAAATTCACAAGGGCGATAAAGTATTGATCTGTACTCCTGAAGGAGAAATACACGGATTGCCTTGCAAAGTTTTAGAGTCCGTACTTATAGCGGAAGGAATTGATGTAGTCAATTTGTCGCCCTCAGTTCCAACAACCTCTGTGCTTGAATGTATGGTAGAAAGCAATCCCTGTATTTTGCTTATCTCAGTCTCTTTTTCTGAGAATCTCGGCTCCGCCTTGCGGCTCATAAAAAAAATCGAATGTCATTCCAATATTCCATTGATACTTGGCGGTTCTGCCGTGGATAACATGGATACAGTAGAAATTGATAGAATAATGTCTCGAAGTCATTCGCTTCATGTGATCAAAGGAACGACACTAGAAAAAGTCGTCAACACTATTCAAACTTTAATCAAAGATACAAAGAGTGAAAGTACAGTTATTCATCGAGTGAGAAGGTGA
- a CDS encoding VOC family protein → MPTVEHFELPADDIQRAVEFYRDIFGWEMEKWANPENPNMDYWFIKTKDEKGNLGISGGMMKRQSSEHQVTNYITVRSIAEYTSKITEKGGKIVIPKSEIPNMGYFAVFLDSEGNMLGLYEGNKS, encoded by the coding sequence ATGCCTACTGTTGAGCATTTTGAGCTACCCGCAGACGATATTCAACGAGCTGTTGAATTTTATAGGGATATATTTGGTTGGGAAATGGAAAAATGGGCCAATCCTGAAAATCCAAATATGGACTATTGGTTCATTAAGACAAAGGATGAAAAAGGCAATCTTGGCATAAGTGGCGGAATGATGAAAAGACAATCCTCAGAACATCAGGTGACTAATTACATTACTGTTAGGTCTATAGCCGAGTATACTTCCAAAATAACCGAAAAGGGCGGGAAAATCGTTATTCCAAAATCAGAGATACCCAATATGGGATATTTCGCAGTCTTCTTAGACAGCGAAGGAAATATGCTTGGGCTGTATGAGGGGAATAAATCCTAA
- a CDS encoding CHRD domain-containing protein, whose product MNIVFIMYITVLLYLSSIIGYSAENAFASLVETTKVNILGNQTQNIYTAMITKNQEIPVEQTESFGTIIFRESLTRNNTLEYELVIYNVKDITGIFVNYNQTIPIKTIYSNTIIPDICCLSVEGSESVNVYLTGISSNEYRVTPLDLLKSGITLFNGNSEDVQTQLDSNSSFVEIISPSGGTKSLTDLFKSGKAFISIETKSNPDGEIQGQIIDKMQILE is encoded by the coding sequence ATGAATATTGTATTTATTATGTATATCACAGTCTTACTATATTTATCTTCTATCATCGGATACTCTGCAGAAAACGCATTTGCAAGTCTAGTTGAAACAACCAAAGTTAATATTTTGGGGAATCAAACCCAAAATATTTATACTGCAATGATTACTAAAAACCAGGAAATACCTGTTGAACAGACTGAATCATTTGGAACCATCATATTTAGAGAAAGTTTGACTAGAAATAATACATTAGAGTATGAGTTAGTTATTTACAATGTTAAAGATATTACTGGAATCTTTGTCAATTACAATCAAACTATCCCAATAAAAACGATTTATAGCAATACCATAATTCCAGACATCTGCTGTCTATCTGTAGAGGGTTCTGAATCGGTGAATGTTTATCTGACGGGAATATCAAGTAACGAATATAGAGTAACACCGCTTGATCTCCTAAAGAGTGGTATAACACTATTCAACGGGAATAGTGAAGACGTGCAAACCCAACTGGATAGCAATAGCTCGTTTGTTGAAATTATCTCCCCCAGTGGTGGGACAAAAAGTCTTACTGATTTGTTTAAATCTGGAAAAGCATTCATAAGTATAGAAACGAAATCTAATCCAGATGGAGAAATTCAGGGCCAAATAATCGATAAGATGCAAATTCTAGAATAA
- a CDS encoding alpha/beta fold hydrolase yields the protein MKSNIKMRRDHYFFIVAVVAIVSTLVVSSSTISNNNYFGVTSFVYAQANADQPNTTNNTASTTTNLVNIMDIPLKKVHVGDIDIAYKMFGKGDPLILFNGASDSMDAWDPGFLTVVSSNQTVIAFDQRGIGNTTAGSQPYTHEQLANDTAGLMDALQIQKANVLGYSLGSYLAQQLTIGHPDKVSSLTLVGSSCGGKDHTPKPAEFIELQSNIVNKSLNKVPISSDELKELISASVGAGWVKLHPESLDVPDNITSLEQLKPGLTHEIADSQNKLGKYWEDNPEWSGMCDGLATLDKPTLVMTGIDDIKYQPYVNSLKIVEKVPGSWLVQVKNAGHAIMDQYPEEVGKILLTFLSTTK from the coding sequence GTGAAAAGTAATATAAAGATGAGAAGAGATCATTATTTTTTCATTGTGGCGGTGGTGGCAATTGTGTCAACACTTGTTGTTTCCAGCTCAACAATCAGCAATAATAATTATTTTGGGGTTACTAGTTTTGTATACGCTCAAGCAAATGCGGATCAACCAAACACTACCAACAATACTGCCTCTACTACTACTAACTTGGTAAATATAATGGATATCCCACTAAAAAAAGTCCACGTGGGAGACATTGATATCGCTTATAAAATGTTTGGCAAGGGTGACCCCTTGATACTTTTTAACGGCGCTTCTGATAGTATGGATGCTTGGGACCCTGGCTTCTTGACTGTTGTTTCTTCCAATCAAACGGTTATTGCGTTTGACCAAAGAGGAATTGGAAATACAACTGCAGGTTCTCAACCTTACACTCATGAACAACTAGCAAATGATACAGCTGGTTTGATGGATGCTCTTCAAATACAAAAGGCAAATGTTTTGGGATATTCCCTTGGATCATATTTGGCCCAACAGCTTACTATTGGACATCCAGATAAGGTAAGCAGTCTGACCCTTGTTGGCTCTTCATGTGGTGGTAAAGATCATACACCGAAACCGGCTGAATTTATAGAATTACAGTCCAATATTGTAAATAAATCACTAAATAAAGTCCCAATCTCAAGTGATGAATTAAAGGAGCTGATATCTGCATCAGTAGGTGCAGGCTGGGTCAAACTACATCCAGAGTCACTTGACGTTCCTGATAATATCACATCATTAGAGCAATTAAAGCCTGGTTTGACTCATGAAATAGCAGATAGTCAGAATAAATTAGGCAAATACTGGGAAGACAATCCAGAATGGAGCGGCATGTGTGATGGACTTGCTACTTTGGACAAACCTACTCTCGTCATGACTGGAATCGATGACATTAAATATCAACCATATGTCAATTCACTAAAAATAGTAGAAAAGGTTCCAGGTTCCTGGCTCGTGCAAGTAAAGAATGCAGGTCACGCGATAATGGACCAATATCCTGAAGAAGTCGGCAAGATACTGCTAACATTTCTTTCAACTACAAAATGA
- a CDS encoding ester cyclase, with translation MSSTDALRETVKNLTETFNDPQRRETSYFDFYDESLRIYGFPPHLSDDKEGLKQFIYLLWNAFPDIKITFEDVIIEGNKVAGRYRLEGTHKGKFLDLLPTNKQFKVNGTTIFYFQDSKCIKRWNLVDMISLIDQLRIQP, from the coding sequence ATGTCTTCTACAGATGCCTTGAGAGAAACAGTAAAAAATTTGACAGAAACTTTTAACGATCCACAAAGGAGGGAAACTTCATACTTTGATTTTTATGATGAATCTTTGAGAATATATGGTTTTCCTCCACACCTTTCGGATGATAAGGAAGGTCTTAAACAATTCATATATCTCCTTTGGAATGCATTTCCTGATATTAAAATAACATTTGAAGACGTTATTATAGAAGGAAACAAAGTTGCAGGTCGATACAGACTGGAAGGTACACACAAGGGTAAATTCCTTGATCTGCTTCCAACCAACAAACAATTCAAAGTAAACGGAACAACAATATTTTATTTTCAAGATTCTAAATGTATAAAGAGGTGGAACTTGGTTGATATGATCTCACTGATTGACCAACTAAGGATACAGCCTTAA
- a CDS encoding DUF1622 domain-containing protein — translation MTYDISIFTELLENVLEPYIQILTFGIDIAAGIVIGVSAIIALISFLKILRKSSEEQTHEKEKIRLRLARGMLLALDFEVGSDILKIILVPGINEIAILAIIVGIRIGLSWSLSREIERHHNSESSNSNSNSNSNSNSNSNSNSNSNQHINTPKDNDQK, via the coding sequence ATGACGTATGACATATCCATATTTACAGAACTCTTAGAGAATGTTCTTGAACCTTATATTCAGATTCTTACTTTTGGAATTGATATAGCAGCTGGTATAGTCATAGGTGTTTCCGCAATAATTGCCCTGATTTCTTTTCTGAAAATATTGAGAAAGTCAAGTGAAGAACAAACTCATGAGAAGGAAAAAATAAGATTAAGATTAGCAAGGGGAATGCTCCTTGCATTGGATTTTGAAGTTGGCAGTGATATCCTAAAAATAATACTAGTCCCAGGTATAAATGAGATAGCAATATTGGCAATAATAGTTGGAATCAGGATTGGTTTGAGTTGGTCCCTATCTAGAGAAATAGAAAGACATCATAATAGTGAAAGTAGCAACAGCAACAGCAACAGCAACAGCAACAGCAACAGCAACAGCAACAGCAACAGCAACAGCAACCAACACATCAATACACCTAAAGACAATGATCAAAAATAA
- a CDS encoding cupredoxin domain-containing protein produces MAKTSTSMTIILTGLTIITTLAILSIDGISTNMVVLASTANQTEDSEPVRVAAGGGNGTAPLTVYIPDNVEVKAGQTVTWYNPTTVGEPHTVTFIFDGNKTAGVVSPMSVSNTTEFTALPPGSNNEPILIPGEEGMNTIVVVNARTFNPVVIDSSENVNFISPNANYTLTGTEKYVNSGWFLPNGFEQEYPGAGNTFSVTFEKPGSYNYICILHPWMTGSVTVS; encoded by the coding sequence ATGGCAAAAACATCAACATCAATGACAATAATATTAACAGGGTTGACGATTATAACAACCCTAGCAATACTATCAATAGATGGCATTTCTACGAATATGGTGGTGCTCGCATCAACCGCAAATCAAACTGAAGACAGTGAACCTGTAAGGGTAGCAGCAGGGGGAGGAAACGGTACAGCTCCTCTAACTGTATACATTCCTGACAATGTGGAAGTTAAAGCAGGTCAAACCGTAACTTGGTATAACCCTACAACTGTAGGCGAACCTCACACTGTTACCTTTATCTTTGATGGAAATAAGACAGCAGGTGTAGTTTCACCAATGAGCGTTTCTAATACCACAGAATTCACTGCACTCCCACCAGGTTCCAACAATGAACCAATACTAATACCCGGTGAGGAAGGGATGAACACTATTGTCGTTGTAAATGCACGTACATTCAACCCGGTTGTGATCGATTCTTCTGAAAATGTAAATTTCATTTCTCCAAATGCTAATTATACATTGACAGGAACAGAAAAATACGTTAATTCTGGATGGTTTTTACCAAATGGATTTGAACAGGAATACCCAGGCGCAGGAAATACATTCAGCGTAACTTTTGAAAAACCTGGATCGTATAATTATATATGCATATTGCATCCATGGATGACTGGAAGTGTGACAGTATCTTAA